Proteins encoded in a region of the Cytobacillus pseudoceanisediminis genome:
- a CDS encoding heavy metal translocating P-type ATPase yields the protein MSQKEATLQIAGMTCAACATRIEKGLKKIEGVEDANVNFALEKTNIKYDPDKTGTAKFKEKVESLGYNVVSEKVEFDITGMTCAACANKIEKRLNKLDGVEKAGVNYAIETVLVEYNPEQVSIPEMKEAIKKLGYNLEQKKENAGEQVDHRQKEIEKQQGKFLFSAILSFPLLWAMVSHFEFTSFVWLPDMFMNPWVQLALATPVQFVVGKQFYVGAYKALRNKSANMDVLVALGTSAAYFYSLYLSFASIGSDGHMVELYYETSAVLITLILLGKLFEAKAKGRSSEAIKKLMGLQAKNATVVRDGQEMIIPIQEVLEGDIVYVKPGEKVPVDGEIVEGRSALDESMLTGESIPIDKTIGDSVIGSTINKNGFLKIKATKVGKDTALAQIIKVVEEAQGSKAPIQRLADVISGIFVPIVVGIAIIAFLVWFFYINPGDFADALEKFIAVLVIACPCALGLATPTSIMAGSGRAAEFGILFKGGEHLETTHRLDTIILDKTGTVTNGKPSLTDVILAEGIDEIEFLTLVGTAERNSEHPLAEAIVEGIKEKGINLGSSEAFEAIPGFGIQSTVKGKQLLIGTRRLMAKYSVNVHEVLSKMENLEKQGKTAMLVAIDGSYAGMVAVADTIKDTSKEAIARLNKMGLEVVMITGDNTQTAKAIADQVGIKKVIAEVLPEGKAEEVKKLQQAGKKVAMVGDGINDAPALATADIGMAIGTGTDVAMEAADITLIRGDLSSIADAIFMSKKTITNIKQNLFWALAYNVIGIPIAAAGFLAPWLAGAAMAFSSVSVVLNALRLQRIKLKA from the coding sequence ATGAGCCAGAAGGAAGCAACCCTTCAAATTGCTGGAATGACTTGTGCTGCTTGTGCAACAAGAATTGAAAAAGGATTGAAGAAAATCGAGGGAGTCGAAGACGCCAACGTGAACTTTGCCCTTGAGAAAACAAACATCAAATATGATCCAGATAAAACTGGCACAGCAAAATTTAAGGAGAAAGTCGAATCTTTAGGGTATAACGTTGTAAGTGAGAAAGTAGAGTTTGATATTACAGGAATGACCTGTGCAGCCTGTGCCAATAAAATTGAAAAACGCTTAAATAAGCTGGATGGAGTTGAAAAAGCAGGGGTTAACTATGCAATAGAAACTGTTCTGGTTGAATATAATCCTGAGCAAGTTTCTATCCCTGAAATGAAAGAGGCAATTAAAAAGTTAGGCTATAACCTTGAACAAAAGAAAGAAAATGCAGGGGAACAGGTTGACCATCGACAAAAAGAGATAGAAAAGCAGCAAGGAAAGTTTCTTTTCTCTGCCATTTTATCATTCCCGCTATTGTGGGCAATGGTTAGTCATTTTGAATTTACGTCATTCGTTTGGCTGCCCGACATGTTTATGAATCCTTGGGTACAGCTAGCCCTGGCGACACCAGTTCAATTTGTGGTTGGTAAACAGTTTTATGTTGGGGCCTATAAGGCGTTAAGAAACAAGAGTGCAAATATGGATGTGCTAGTTGCTCTTGGTACATCAGCTGCATATTTCTATAGTTTGTATCTAAGCTTTGCATCGATAGGCTCCGATGGCCACATGGTTGAGCTCTATTATGAAACGAGTGCTGTTCTTATTACCTTAATTCTATTAGGTAAACTGTTTGAAGCGAAGGCGAAAGGCCGCTCATCTGAGGCGATTAAGAAGTTAATGGGACTTCAGGCGAAAAATGCAACAGTCGTTCGTGATGGCCAAGAAATGATTATCCCAATCCAAGAAGTTTTAGAAGGGGATATTGTTTATGTGAAACCTGGTGAAAAGGTACCGGTAGATGGTGAGATTGTGGAAGGAAGATCAGCCCTTGATGAATCAATGTTAACGGGTGAAAGTATTCCAATTGATAAAACGATTGGAGATAGCGTTATTGGTTCAACAATTAATAAAAATGGATTCTTGAAAATTAAAGCAACAAAGGTTGGAAAAGATACAGCTTTAGCTCAAATCATTAAGGTAGTTGAAGAAGCCCAAGGCTCTAAAGCACCAATCCAGCGATTGGCAGACGTAATTTCAGGTATTTTTGTACCGATTGTAGTTGGTATAGCGATTATTGCTTTCCTTGTGTGGTTTTTCTATATCAATCCTGGAGATTTTGCAGATGCTCTTGAAAAATTCATTGCGGTTCTAGTTATTGCTTGCCCTTGTGCCCTTGGTCTTGCAACACCAACTTCGATTATGGCCGGTTCAGGCCGTGCAGCTGAATTTGGGATTTTATTTAAAGGTGGGGAACACCTTGAAACAACACATCGTTTAGATACGATTATCCTGGATAAAACAGGGACAGTTACAAACGGTAAGCCGTCCTTAACGGATGTCATTTTAGCAGAAGGAATAGATGAAATCGAATTTCTTACGCTGGTTGGCACAGCTGAAAGAAACTCCGAACATCCACTTGCAGAAGCCATTGTGGAAGGTATCAAAGAAAAAGGAATTAATCTTGGGTCATCGGAGGCATTTGAAGCTATCCCTGGTTTCGGTATCCAGTCAACGGTGAAAGGTAAGCAGTTATTAATCGGGACACGAAGACTCATGGCTAAATATAGTGTCAATGTTCATGAAGTATTGTCCAAAATGGAGAACTTGGAGAAGCAAGGGAAGACAGCTATGTTAGTAGCAATTGATGGCAGCTATGCAGGTATGGTTGCCGTTGCTGATACCATTAAGGATACATCTAAAGAAGCCATTGCCCGCTTAAACAAAATGGGCTTAGAAGTAGTAATGATCACAGGGGATAATACCCAAACAGCAAAAGCTATTGCGGACCAAGTTGGAATTAAGAAAGTCATTGCGGAGGTTTTACCAGAAGGCAAGGCTGAAGAAGTAAAAAAGCTTCAGCAAGCTGGTAAAAAAGTGGCCATGGTTGGGGATGGAATCAACGATGCCCCTGCACTTGCGACAGCTGATATCGGTATGGCGATTGGTACAGGTACCGATGTGGCAATGGAAGCAGCCGACATCACCCTCATCCGAGGCGATTTATCGAGTATTGCAGATGCGATTTTCATGAGTAAGAAAACAATCACGAATATTAAACAAAATCTATTCTGGGCACTTGCCTATAACGTCATAGGAATTCCAATCGCAGCAGCTGGTTTCTTAGCTCCTTGGTTAGCGGGGGCAGCGATGGCATTTAGTTCTGTATCGGTTGTTCTTAACGCACTAAGGCTTCAAAGGATTAAGTTAAAAGCTTAA
- the copZ gene encoding copper chaperone CopZ, with protein sequence MEQVTLNVQGMSCVHCVNSIEGNVGKLKGVESVKVHLSEGKVDVTFDSNTVSLNEITDVIEEQGYDIEQPA encoded by the coding sequence ATGGAACAAGTAACACTTAACGTTCAAGGAATGTCTTGTGTGCATTGTGTCAATTCAATTGAAGGTAATGTAGGGAAGTTAAAGGGTGTTGAGTCTGTCAAGGTTCATCTTTCAGAGGGTAAGGTGGATGTGACATTTGATTCAAATACAGTAAGCTTGAACGAAATTACAGATGTTATTGAAGAACAAGGATATGATATCGAACAACCAGCCTAA
- a CDS encoding metal-sensing transcriptional repressor, giving the protein MAELLVFSKESCCSCQEKGTGNYPNILQEKLIKRMNRIEGQIKGIKNMTIKQTFCDNILHQITAAQAALDSVSRVLLESHINTCVITRLKKKIQTL; this is encoded by the coding sequence TTGGCAGAACTACTGGTGTTTTCAAAGGAATCCTGTTGTAGCTGTCAAGAAAAAGGCACAGGTAATTATCCGAATATTTTACAGGAAAAGCTAATTAAAAGGATGAACAGAATAGAAGGGCAAATTAAAGGAATAAAAAATATGACGATTAAGCAAACTTTTTGTGATAATATTTTGCATCAAATCACAGCTGCTCAGGCTGCATTAGATTCCGTTTCCAGAGTTTTGTTAGAGAGTCATATAAACACGTGTGTCATTACAAGGTTGAAGAAGAAGATCCAGACATTGTGA
- a CDS encoding metal-sensing transcriptional repressor, giving the protein MHNSEEEKLTHRSTKEKDKLVTRLKRIEGQVRGIQNMIENDRYCVDILTQISAINSAMNNVGLHLLENHTRHCVSDAIKDGNGEEAIQELMDVFKRFSKSQ; this is encoded by the coding sequence ATGCATAATTCTGAAGAAGAAAAGTTGACCCATAGGTCAACAAAAGAAAAGGATAAGTTAGTCACTCGATTAAAAAGGATTGAAGGGCAAGTACGCGGCATTCAAAATATGATTGAAAATGACCGGTATTGTGTAGATATCCTAACTCAAATATCTGCAATTAATTCAGCCATGAATAATGTTGGGCTTCATCTGCTGGAAAATCATACAAGACATTGTGTTTCAGATGCTATTAAAGATGGTAATGGAGAAGAAGCGATTCAGGAATTAATGGATGTATTTAAACGATTTTCTAAGTCACAATAA
- a CDS encoding GNAT family N-acetyltransferase encodes MNTYAVEDLPRNKITEFFKLQWGSPEMVTSSGIYDCSALDGITVVNEEDNIIGLITYIIKDKECEIISLDSMEEGKGIGTSLVQEVENLAIKNNCKILKLITTNDNLLALKFYQKRGFILSKIINNAVERARKLKPEIPLIGNDGIPIRDEIELVKVLN; translated from the coding sequence ATGAACACTTACGCAGTTGAGGATTTACCGAGAAATAAAATAACAGAGTTTTTTAAGTTGCAATGGGGAAGCCCAGAAATGGTTACATCCAGTGGAATTTATGATTGTAGTGCATTAGATGGTATTACTGTTGTAAATGAAGAAGACAATATCATTGGCTTAATCACATACATAATTAAAGATAAGGAATGCGAAATTATATCATTAGATAGTATGGAAGAAGGTAAGGGGATAGGTACATCGTTAGTTCAAGAAGTAGAAAATCTTGCAATAAAGAATAATTGCAAAATCCTTAAACTCATAACAACAAACGATAATTTATTAGCACTAAAGTTTTATCAGAAACGAGGATTTATCCTGTCCAAAATTATTAATAATGCGGTGGAGAGAGCAAGAAAGTTAAAACCCGAGATACCCTTAATTGGAAATGATGGTATTCCGATCAGAGATGAAATTGAATTGGTAAAGGTATTGAATTAA
- a CDS encoding GNAT family N-acetyltransferase, with protein MIPTLETRRLKLREIVKEDAESIYACFSNDNVTRYYGQETLEKREQAEAFVDFFANSYREKKGMRWGIELKGKKGIIGTVGFNALSHKHKRAEIGYEIHPEHWRKGYTFEAVSKVIQYGFQELDLTRIGAVVFMDNEASNKLLTKAGFQKEGILRGYMQQNGEAHDTYVYSILKDNRQALHDDFM; from the coding sequence GTGATACCGACATTAGAGACTAGAAGATTAAAGCTGAGAGAAATAGTGAAAGAAGATGCCGAGAGTATATACGCTTGTTTTTCTAATGACAATGTAACTCGTTACTATGGGCAGGAAACATTAGAAAAGAGGGAACAAGCTGAAGCATTTGTTGACTTTTTTGCAAATAGCTACAGGGAGAAAAAAGGAATGCGCTGGGGAATTGAATTAAAAGGAAAGAAAGGAATAATCGGGACTGTTGGCTTCAATGCATTGTCCCATAAACATAAGCGTGCAGAAATAGGATATGAAATACATCCTGAACATTGGAGAAAAGGGTATACTTTCGAAGCTGTGTCGAAAGTTATTCAATATGGATTTCAAGAATTGGATCTTACTCGTATTGGGGCAGTTGTATTTATGGATAATGAGGCATCTAATAAATTGCTGACTAAAGCCGGGTTTCAAAAAGAGGGTATTCTAAGAGGTTATATGCAGCAAAATGGGGAAGCACACGATACCTATGTATATTCTATTCTAAAAGATAATAGGCAGGCTCTACATGATGACTTTATGTGA
- a CDS encoding RNA polymerase sigma factor, with translation MITESLTIEEISLRLYKYCLSLSSSEWLAEDLTQETLIKFFKIKEKEPDRVINITFLYTIAKNIFIDEKRKKSEMLIDPHELFEKSWDFTEWDSLLEILYSTLPLRQAMLITLKDVFQYTSEEIAAMLRVSNESIKTALHRARTSLKKNTSPVTNKQPYNDNIINEFSSAVKNHQPLKIFYYYRLLQTENFKVMTNREKGFLAIFISDPDGNILQIFSRKSIAIGVKGREK, from the coding sequence ATGATTACAGAATCTTTAACTATTGAGGAGATTTCTTTGAGGCTGTATAAATATTGTTTATCCTTATCATCCTCAGAATGGCTGGCCGAGGATTTAACCCAGGAGACACTGATTAAATTTTTCAAAATAAAAGAAAAAGAGCCAGACCGGGTGATTAACATAACCTTTTTGTACACCATTGCCAAAAATATTTTTATTGATGAAAAGCGCAAGAAAAGTGAAATGCTGATCGATCCTCATGAGTTATTTGAGAAAAGTTGGGATTTTACGGAGTGGGACAGTTTATTAGAAATCTTATATAGTACACTTCCACTCCGTCAGGCTATGCTAATAACGTTAAAAGATGTGTTCCAATATACTTCTGAGGAAATCGCCGCAATGCTGAGAGTCAGTAATGAATCAATTAAAACAGCCCTTCACCGAGCAAGAACTTCATTAAAGAAAAATACTTCTCCAGTTACTAATAAACAGCCATACAATGACAATATAATAAATGAATTTTCATCAGCAGTTAAAAACCATCAGCCTTTAAAGATATTTTACTATTATCGACTGCTGCAAACAGAAAATTTCAAGGTGATGACCAATAGGGAGAAGGGTTTCCTTGCCATTTTTATATCAGATCCTGATGGAAATATTCTTCAGATATTTTCAAGAAAGAGTATAGCTATAGGAGTTAAGGGGAGAGAAAAGTGA